The proteins below are encoded in one region of Oligoflexia bacterium:
- a CDS encoding L,D-transpeptidase family protein, which produces MPKALLKLFLMLICFTFSATSFAVIDELKGKSPAGLLRLGDGVLFPPYALVVDKSKKKIHVIDNTSGTPIALETYDSDLGKNAGDKLSQGDHKTPEGIYFLETKLEGSNLDAFKYGVRAFTTNYPNFFDQKLSKGGSGIWLHAIDDSVTLERGSRGCVVVRNDTIKKISQFITLRETPIMIFDKVTWLPSAVVKKESDMILKYLSAWKQSWESKDINSYIQYYADDFKFGKMSRNQFKKYKQGLAEKYQEIKVSLSMPVIYEHKDYMVVRFLQDYTSTDHADFGAKTLYLKKMNGRFLILNEEWREATDPNTKALLAGNNLCCQTHN; this is translated from the coding sequence GTGCCAAAAGCGCTTTTAAAACTGTTTTTAATGCTTATTTGTTTTACATTTTCTGCGACAAGTTTTGCAGTAATTGACGAACTTAAAGGCAAATCTCCTGCAGGACTTTTGCGACTAGGCGATGGTGTTTTATTCCCTCCTTACGCACTCGTGGTTGATAAATCAAAAAAGAAAATTCATGTCATCGACAATACCTCAGGAACCCCCATTGCTCTTGAAACTTATGACTCTGATCTGGGTAAAAATGCTGGTGATAAACTCTCACAAGGTGATCATAAAACCCCTGAAGGAATTTATTTTCTTGAGACAAAATTAGAAGGCTCTAATCTTGATGCTTTCAAATATGGTGTACGTGCCTTCACTACAAATTATCCCAATTTCTTTGACCAAAAATTAAGCAAAGGTGGTAGCGGTATTTGGCTCCATGCTATTGATGATAGCGTTACATTAGAGCGTGGCAGTCGTGGTTGTGTTGTTGTTAGAAATGACACTATTAAAAAAATCAGCCAATTCATCACGCTTCGTGAAACTCCGATAATGATTTTCGATAAAGTAACGTGGCTGCCATCTGCAGTTGTCAAAAAAGAATCTGATATGATTTTAAAATATCTCTCCGCATGGAAACAGTCATGGGAATCAAAAGACATCAATAGTTACATACAGTATTATGCTGATGATTTTAAGTTTGGAAAAATGAGCCGCAATCAATTCAAAAAATACAAACAAGGATTAGCTGAAAAATATCAAGAAATTAAGGTCTCACTGAGCATGCCCGTTATCTATGAACACAAAGACTATATGGTTGTGCGTTTCTTACAAGATTACACGAGTACTGACCACGCCGATTTTGGTGCAAAAACTCTTTATCTCAAAAAGATGAATGGTCGTTTTCTTATACTCAATGAAGAATGGCGCGAAGCAACAGACCCCAATACCAAAGCTCTATTGGCAGGGAATAACCTCTGCTGTCAAACGCACAATTAA
- a CDS encoding HIT domain-containing protein — MKILFAPWRFFYIKKASKGDEEGVCVFCSAIKLGVSPKSLVIYKGTHASIILNKYPYNNGHIMVIPHSHTSDFQELNSAEFKELHDLLKQAHQALKKVYNPNGMNIGMNLGRDAGAGIVDHLHYHLVPRWHGDTNFMPVVGGTKVISESIEQTYEKLLPLFV, encoded by the coding sequence ATGAAAATACTTTTTGCTCCATGGCGATTTTTTTACATCAAAAAAGCTTCAAAAGGTGATGAAGAGGGTGTCTGTGTATTTTGCTCTGCCATAAAACTTGGTGTGAGCCCAAAATCTTTGGTCATCTATAAGGGCACTCACGCTTCAATTATCTTAAATAAATACCCCTATAATAATGGCCACATCATGGTGATTCCTCATTCACACACATCTGATTTTCAAGAGCTAAATTCTGCTGAATTCAAGGAGTTACACGATCTTTTAAAACAAGCACATCAAGCACTTAAAAAAGTCTATAACCCCAATGGAATGAACATCGGGATGAATTTAGGGCGAGATGCGGGTGCTGGAATTGTTGACCACTTGCATTATCATTTAGTTCCACGTTGGCATGGAGACACTAACTTTATGCCCGTAGTCGGAGGCACAAAGGTCATCAGCGAAAGTATTGAGCAAACATATGAAAAGCTGTTACCTTTATTCGTATGA
- the gspN gene encoding type II secretion system protein GspN, whose translation MSIFRYHKSKIMLLSFLYIFFLYLLFPFNDLGDLVASKVSELTSGQIFINFDTLDLSIVPQPGLELTNVNVETAFTSRLTAKSLSVAPNVAGLLTFKPGVSIYAEELLGGDISLSTRGSGKTAAGKTKQKLNIELENLNLAEIVKLTQMPIRLTGDLSGSVDSNFDIDFTEQPSGTIQLEASKVIMPDSSVNTMMGPLSLPKLILNDIIFESKADKGIYEISKFIIGKPGGDLYANATGRIDLKVLKSGTEVYSQLNQYDLTVKFQVGEAFKQKLGIFLSFLEKCQASTNSYSCRFVGQNLYGPPSITKVQ comes from the coding sequence ATGAGCATCTTTAGATACCATAAAAGTAAAATCATGCTCCTGAGTTTTTTGTATATATTTTTTTTATACCTTCTATTTCCATTTAATGACTTAGGTGATTTAGTCGCTTCAAAAGTTTCTGAACTCACTTCTGGTCAAATTTTTATTAATTTTGACACTTTAGATCTAAGCATTGTTCCCCAACCAGGGCTTGAGCTGACAAACGTTAATGTTGAAACTGCATTTACATCTCGGTTAACTGCAAAATCACTCTCAGTTGCACCTAACGTTGCAGGGCTTTTGACTTTTAAACCAGGTGTAAGTATTTATGCTGAAGAACTCCTTGGTGGAGACATCAGCCTCTCAACCCGCGGCAGTGGTAAAACAGCAGCAGGTAAAACAAAACAAAAACTCAATATTGAATTAGAAAACTTAAATTTGGCAGAAATCGTAAAGCTCACACAAATGCCCATTCGACTCACAGGCGATCTTTCAGGAAGTGTTGATTCAAATTTTGATATTGATTTTACCGAACAACCCTCCGGGACAATTCAACTTGAGGCCTCAAAAGTTATAATGCCAGATAGTAGTGTAAATACAATGATGGGGCCGCTGAGTTTACCAAAACTCATATTGAATGATATTATTTTTGAGTCTAAAGCGGACAAAGGTATTTATGAAATTTCAAAATTTATAATTGGCAAGCCTGGCGGCGACTTATACGCCAATGCAACTGGGCGCATAGATTTGAAAGTATTAAAATCAGGAACAGAAGTTTATTCTCAGCTAAATCAGTATGATCTCACTGTCAAATTTCAAGTGGGTGAAGCGTTTAAACAAAAATTAGGAATATTTTTAAGTTTTTTAGAAAAATGCCAAGCATCAACTAATTCATACTCTTGTCGTTTCGTAGGACAAAACCTATATGGCCCACCGTCTATCACTAAAGTTCAATGA
- the sppA gene encoding signal peptide peptidase SppA gives MKKNPWVVAITLVGVFMVLMFIGICAAMYTAFGEKTAVVSSNSVLILDVKGIIIDSRQFIKTLHKYREDEDVKAIVIRLDSPGGVVGPSQEIYDEILRTREMGKHVVASLGSVAASGAYYIAVACEKIVTNPGTITGSIGVIMEFANLSRLYDWAKIERYVVKSGSFKDIGNEYRSMTPPERAVIQDMIDNVHNQFRQAVVKGRKMKVEEVNKFADGRIFSGEQAVKVGMADSLGGLHEAVELAGKLAGIKGKPEMVFPPPKRPKFIDMFFGQDDEDEMYGKVLRKSLGLDLIGQPLYLMPGAR, from the coding sequence ATGAAAAAAAATCCCTGGGTTGTTGCGATTACTTTAGTCGGCGTTTTTATGGTTCTCATGTTCATCGGAATATGCGCGGCTATGTACACGGCCTTTGGTGAAAAAACAGCTGTAGTATCGAGCAATTCAGTTTTGATTCTAGATGTTAAAGGCATCATCATTGATAGCCGTCAGTTCATTAAAACTTTACATAAGTACCGCGAAGATGAAGATGTGAAAGCTATTGTTATTCGCCTTGATTCACCTGGTGGTGTCGTTGGCCCCAGCCAAGAAATCTATGATGAAATTTTACGAACCAGAGAAATGGGAAAACATGTTGTAGCGAGTCTGGGGAGTGTTGCTGCCAGTGGTGCGTATTACATCGCTGTGGCGTGTGAAAAAATTGTGACCAACCCAGGAACCATCACCGGAAGTATTGGTGTGATTATGGAATTTGCAAACCTAAGTCGACTTTATGATTGGGCAAAAATTGAACGTTATGTGGTTAAAAGTGGAAGTTTTAAAGACATTGGTAATGAGTACCGTTCAATGACTCCCCCTGAACGCGCTGTGATTCAAGATATGATTGATAATGTGCACAATCAATTTCGACAAGCAGTAGTTAAGGGCCGAAAAATGAAAGTCGAAGAGGTAAATAAATTCGCTGATGGACGCATTTTTAGTGGTGAGCAAGCTGTTAAAGTCGGTATGGCTGATTCTTTAGGCGGTCTTCATGAAGCTGTAGAATTAGCAGGCAAACTTGCAGGTATTAAGGGCAAACCAGAAATGGTATTTCCTCCTCCAAAGCGTCCAAAATTTATCGATATGTTTTTTGGTCAAGATGACGAAGATGAGATGTACGGAAAAGTTTTGAGAAAATCACTAGGTCTTGATCTTATTGGTCAACCTTTGTATCTCATGCCAGGTGCTCGCTAA
- a CDS encoding flagellar basal body-associated FliL family protein produces MAQGKTGPKDEVVAVPKPGLREKLPKILMGIFVGLNLAVMIGGTFMIYTIKIAYHRPTITEETETQGLGEDRDIREDKPVLYSFEPFTVNLDGRPRKLVRTTIQLEMLSEEGYEEVVNQSPIARDQIVRILNAKTYEDIETIQGKLFLKNQIITALNGMLSRGSIKEIYFGEFVVQ; encoded by the coding sequence ATGGCACAAGGCAAAACTGGTCCAAAAGATGAAGTCGTAGCAGTACCAAAACCTGGACTGCGTGAGAAATTACCAAAAATTTTAATGGGTATTTTTGTAGGTCTTAATTTAGCAGTCATGATTGGTGGGACCTTCATGATTTATACGATTAAAATTGCCTACCACAGGCCTACAATCACAGAAGAAACCGAGACCCAAGGGTTAGGCGAAGATAGAGATATTCGCGAAGATAAGCCTGTGCTTTACAGCTTTGAGCCCTTTACTGTGAATTTAGATGGTCGACCGCGTAAATTGGTGCGTACCACCATTCAATTAGAAATGCTCAGCGAAGAGGGTTACGAAGAGGTGGTGAATCAAAGCCCCATTGCTCGTGATCAAATTGTGAGAATTCTAAATGCAAAAACTTATGAAGATATTGAAACAATCCAAGGAAAACTTTTTTTAAAGAATCAAATTATAACAGCCCTTAATGGCATGCTCAGTCGGGGCTCAATTAAAGAAATATATTTTGGAGAATTTGTCGTTCAATAA
- a CDS encoding type II secretion system protein GspK yields the protein MKKQAPLKNQKGIAMLITLFSIMIMTFLAVEISYSTRVELLVGASQVDRLRAYYLAKSGVQFSLLRISVYKTVMAKYGEQLGANKSQLDMIWQFPFAWPPMLPGDASTFDKDEIQSTIKKSYIDGAFATSIEGEGAKIDINDLGSPSEKLRQSVNAQLVQILKNRLEADDDWAKDNRDIRPQEIINNIADWIDEDNVGLSGGDEQSGYNSNDPPIKPANRSLKTIAELHMVKGITDELYNIIAPRVTVYGTKGINVNLASQEVLMSIDPQINAERAKLIIGRRNDPQIGGPFQSEDDLKSFLSSKGVIPATFNQSPVIPLIFDAEYNFRIKSTGIYRRAQREIIAIVYDFDKVKGGLASQLATPTPSPSPGNTGAGATPTPTPSPSPGQQGSSGPPQIIFWQEF from the coding sequence ATGAAAAAGCAAGCACCTCTTAAAAATCAAAAAGGTATTGCAATGCTCATCACCTTATTTTCCATCATGATCATGACTTTTTTGGCCGTTGAAATTAGTTACAGTACACGTGTTGAACTTTTAGTTGGAGCATCTCAGGTTGATAGGTTAAGAGCCTATTATTTAGCAAAATCAGGCGTTCAATTTAGTCTTTTAAGAATTAGCGTTTATAAAACCGTCATGGCTAAATATGGCGAACAACTTGGAGCAAACAAATCACAACTTGATATGATTTGGCAGTTTCCTTTTGCATGGCCACCTATGCTCCCTGGTGATGCCAGCACTTTTGATAAAGATGAAATTCAAAGTACTATTAAAAAAAGTTACATTGACGGAGCATTTGCAACAAGTATTGAGGGCGAAGGTGCAAAAATTGATATTAATGATCTTGGCTCCCCTTCAGAAAAACTCAGACAATCTGTTAATGCTCAATTAGTGCAAATTTTAAAAAATCGTCTAGAAGCTGATGATGACTGGGCGAAAGATAATCGCGATATCAGGCCACAAGAGATTATAAATAATATCGCCGATTGGATTGACGAAGATAATGTTGGTCTCAGTGGTGGTGATGAACAATCGGGTTACAATAGTAATGATCCTCCGATTAAACCCGCAAATCGTTCACTAAAAACAATAGCAGAACTTCACATGGTTAAAGGAATCACTGATGAGCTTTATAATATTATAGCCCCTCGAGTGACGGTATATGGAACAAAAGGCATCAATGTAAACCTTGCTTCTCAAGAAGTATTAATGAGTATTGATCCGCAAATAAATGCTGAACGTGCAAAATTAATTATTGGAAGACGAAATGATCCCCAAATTGGAGGACCATTTCAAAGTGAAGATGATCTCAAAAGTTTTCTCTCTTCAAAGGGTGTAATTCCCGCAACCTTCAATCAAAGTCCAGTTATTCCGCTCATATTTGACGCAGAATATAACTTTCGAATCAAATCCACAGGAATATATAGGCGTGCGCAGCGTGAAATCATTGCGATAGTCTACGACTTTGATAAAGTAAAGGGAGGGCTTGCGAGTCAATTGGCGACACCGACTCCGTCTCCATCACCTGGTAATACAGGAGCTGGGGCAACACCGACTCCAACACCCTCGCCAAGCCCAGGTCAGCAAGGAAGTTCTGGCCCTCCGCAGATTATATTCTGGCAGGAGTTTTAA
- a CDS encoding 30S ribosomal protein S1: protein MSMNAPSEAPDKKGQKFSKSETARRAVLAQLEAEELAEGKTSAQSGSDSFAALFEASVKERDFNVGDVVTGKVLEVNSDYVLVDINYKSEGLIPFSEFHTADGKPNIAVGDTVQVYIDKVENENGMVVLSKDKADMLKAWNDISQACEREELVEGTVIAKVKGGLSVDIGVKAFLPGSQIDLRPVRNLDQFIGKRLKFKVIKFNKKRGNIVLSRRALLEKEREHLKHQTLETIREGQIVDGIVKNITDYGAFIDLGGMDGLLHITDMSWGRVKHPSQMLNIGDEIKVKVLKYDTERERVSLGLKQLQPDPWENVQARYVIGQKLSGKIVSLADYGAFVELEEGVEGLIHVSEMSWTQRVKHPSKIVAIDDTVNVVVLDVDTANRRISLGMKQLEVNPWVALKDKYPSGTIIEGQIKSITDFGVFIGIEEGIDGLVHISDFSWTKRVNHPSEVYKKSDVIKAVVLSVDMENERFSLGIKQLDKDPWAEVSNKYPVGSQLDVKVTKTADFGVFVELEPEIEGLIHISELSTERVEKTEDVAKPGDMIRAEVISIDRDARKIGLSAKQVSVKGDRVEIQKHAGGKSTAKTSLGDLFGDQFKPGKSDE, encoded by the coding sequence ATGAGTATGAATGCACCTAGTGAAGCCCCCGATAAAAAGGGACAAAAATTTTCAAAATCCGAAACCGCACGTCGCGCCGTTTTAGCACAACTCGAAGCTGAAGAATTAGCCGAAGGTAAAACAAGCGCACAATCAGGCAGCGATTCATTTGCGGCACTTTTTGAAGCAAGTGTAAAAGAACGTGATTTCAACGTCGGTGATGTTGTTACCGGAAAAGTACTTGAAGTAAATTCTGACTACGTACTTGTTGATATCAACTACAAGTCTGAAGGACTCATACCTTTCAGCGAATTTCACACTGCAGATGGTAAACCCAACATTGCTGTTGGCGACACTGTTCAGGTGTACATCGACAAAGTTGAAAACGAAAATGGCATGGTTGTTTTGTCTAAAGACAAAGCAGATATGCTCAAAGCATGGAATGACATCAGTCAAGCATGCGAGCGTGAAGAACTTGTTGAAGGAACCGTCATTGCAAAAGTTAAAGGCGGTTTAAGCGTTGATATCGGCGTAAAAGCATTCTTGCCCGGTTCACAAATTGATCTCAGACCCGTTCGTAATCTTGATCAATTCATCGGCAAACGACTTAAATTTAAAGTTATTAAATTTAATAAAAAACGTGGAAACATTGTTCTCTCACGTCGTGCACTTTTAGAAAAAGAAAGAGAACATCTTAAGCATCAAACCCTTGAGACAATCCGTGAAGGCCAAATTGTTGATGGTATCGTAAAAAATATCACTGACTACGGAGCATTCATTGACCTAGGCGGTATGGACGGACTTCTCCATATTACCGATATGAGCTGGGGCCGCGTGAAGCATCCTTCACAAATGCTCAACATCGGTGATGAGATTAAAGTAAAAGTTTTAAAGTACGATACAGAGCGTGAACGCGTAAGTTTAGGCCTCAAGCAATTGCAGCCTGATCCTTGGGAAAATGTTCAAGCACGTTATGTAATCGGTCAAAAACTCTCTGGCAAAATTGTCAGCCTCGCTGATTACGGTGCATTTGTAGAACTTGAAGAAGGTGTAGAAGGCCTCATTCACGTTTCTGAAATGAGCTGGACTCAACGTGTGAAACATCCTTCAAAAATTGTGGCAATTGATGACACAGTAAATGTTGTAGTTCTTGATGTTGATACCGCCAATCGTCGTATCAGCCTTGGAATGAAACAACTTGAAGTGAATCCTTGGGTTGCATTGAAAGACAAATATCCTTCAGGCACAATCATTGAAGGCCAAATTAAATCTATTACTGATTTTGGTGTTTTTATCGGCATTGAAGAAGGTATCGATGGACTTGTTCACATCAGTGACTTCTCATGGACTAAACGCGTAAATCACCCCTCTGAAGTTTATAAAAAGAGCGATGTGATTAAAGCTGTTGTGCTTTCAGTCGATATGGAAAATGAACGCTTTAGCCTTGGTATCAAGCAACTTGATAAAGATCCTTGGGCTGAAGTTTCAAACAAGTATCCTGTTGGTTCTCAGCTCGATGTTAAAGTCACAAAAACTGCTGACTTTGGCGTGTTTGTTGAACTTGAACCTGAAATTGAAGGTTTGATCCATATCAGTGAGCTTTCAACGGAACGCGTTGAAAAAACTGAAGATGTGGCAAAACCAGGTGACATGATTAGGGCTGAAGTTATTTCTATTGATAGAGATGCTCGCAAAATCGGTCTTTCAGCAAAACAGGTTTCTGTTAAAGGTGATCGCGTTGAAATTCAAAAGCATGCCGGTGGAAAGAGTACTGCCAAAACAAGTTTGGGAGATCTTTTCGGTGATCAATTTAAACCAGGCAAATCTGACGAATAA
- the mce gene encoding methylmalonyl-CoA epimerase has product MSPDIEFDHIGIAVESLAAPSYAFWQALGWPSRPDTETVVDQKVKVAMLPLKNSSCIELLEPTDPTSTIANFLSKRGPGIHHICLRVKDIDGVLLKLKNAQVRLINEVPVRGAHDCRVAFVHPSATGGVLVELSEKQG; this is encoded by the coding sequence ATGAGCCCTGATATCGAATTTGATCATATCGGCATAGCAGTTGAGAGCCTCGCAGCTCCGAGTTATGCTTTTTGGCAAGCGCTTGGTTGGCCTTCAAGGCCTGATACTGAAACAGTTGTTGATCAAAAAGTAAAAGTCGCCATGCTCCCATTAAAAAACTCAAGCTGTATTGAATTACTTGAACCAACAGACCCCACGAGTACGATCGCAAATTTTTTATCTAAAAGGGGTCCAGGCATTCATCACATTTGTCTTAGAGTAAAAGATATAGATGGCGTACTTTTGAAACTTAAAAATGCGCAAGTGCGACTCATCAATGAAGTACCCGTACGTGGTGCTCATGATTGTCGCGTTGCTTTTGTTCATCCTTCAGCCACAGGTGGAGTACTTGTGGAATTAAGCGAAAAACAGGGGTAG
- the pilM gene encoding pilus assembly protein PilM, with protein sequence MRTVGIDIGSFSIKVAEVESSLKTVRVRDFFEIALTHEPGQDLRLEKIEALRKIAGLYDQSTHRYIVSLGSEHSVQRILTFPFLDRKKIHQSLPFELEDVIPFSQADAVFDFRIIQQREASSQVLAIAVPKKYLQEVLTLCEDAGLDPDMVSLDGTALSNLFEDYLSPPTQVISHDTSVGVSNAEIIIHIGYSKTLVNVMREKSLIASRALYFGGKDLTNAVSRAYQLPYLEALKGVSETGFILTSHEGATEDQIAFSNIIALTLSNLVIELKRTMVDIKADLNVNFTSVYIMGGMSRLLNLGPYLTQQLEIPANIYNHLGKNAVSDIAVSESTDKTSAIAIGLALEGVRRPKNPAINFRKGDFSKRSQNFKFLWERYKELASVGAALFIAFVVYSSMRVSFIEDNLAAVETALKTQAKNPSINISGRDLKPENLKRFIKAKSEEIDSKKEVVRLSQMVSALEIVKSISQAAPQKNVITLDVRNFNVDGDKLVFEGIVNSKQEFDTLQRNLTQIPSINNITSGQSQLAAPGKFPFLLTMNLTRVPSSDKGGK encoded by the coding sequence ATGCGTACAGTCGGAATCGACATTGGCAGTTTCAGTATCAAAGTTGCCGAAGTTGAAAGCTCACTAAAGACAGTCAGGGTTCGTGATTTTTTTGAAATTGCGCTAACTCACGAGCCAGGTCAAGACCTTCGTCTTGAAAAAATTGAAGCTCTTCGAAAAATTGCAGGGCTTTATGATCAATCAACTCACCGTTATATCGTAAGCCTAGGCTCTGAACATAGCGTTCAGCGTATATTGACGTTTCCGTTTCTTGATCGTAAAAAAATTCACCAAAGTTTGCCCTTTGAGCTTGAAGACGTTATCCCCTTCTCACAAGCTGATGCAGTTTTTGATTTTCGTATAATTCAGCAAAGAGAAGCGTCATCACAAGTTTTAGCTATTGCTGTGCCTAAAAAATATTTACAAGAAGTTTTAACACTATGTGAAGATGCGGGTCTTGACCCAGACATGGTTAGTCTTGATGGGACTGCTCTCTCAAATCTTTTTGAAGATTATTTGTCTCCTCCTACCCAAGTTATTTCCCACGATACCAGTGTGGGTGTAAGTAATGCCGAAATTATTATTCACATTGGTTATTCAAAAACACTTGTGAACGTTATGCGTGAAAAATCTCTCATTGCAAGTCGGGCATTATATTTTGGGGGAAAAGATCTCACAAATGCTGTGAGCCGCGCCTATCAGCTTCCGTACCTTGAAGCTCTTAAAGGTGTTTCAGAAACAGGTTTTATTCTGACCAGTCACGAAGGTGCTACTGAAGATCAAATAGCTTTTAGTAATATCATAGCTCTTACACTTTCAAATTTGGTCATCGAACTTAAACGCACGATGGTAGATATCAAAGCTGATTTGAATGTGAATTTCACATCCGTTTATATAATGGGCGGAATGAGTCGTCTTTTAAATCTTGGCCCCTATCTTACTCAACAATTAGAAATACCGGCAAATATTTACAACCATTTGGGCAAAAATGCCGTCAGTGATATTGCAGTGAGTGAATCCACTGATAAAACTTCAGCAATCGCCATAGGTCTTGCACTTGAAGGTGTTAGGCGCCCTAAAAATCCTGCAATTAATTTTCGTAAAGGTGATTTTTCAAAACGAAGTCAAAATTTCAAATTCTTGTGGGAGCGCTATAAAGAATTAGCTTCTGTTGGAGCAGCACTATTTATAGCTTTTGTTGTGTATAGCTCCATGCGGGTGAGTTTTATTGAAGATAATTTAGCCGCAGTAGAGACTGCACTTAAAACACAGGCTAAAAACCCATCTATTAATATTTCAGGCAGAGATCTCAAACCAGAAAATCTTAAGCGTTTTATCAAAGCAAAAAGTGAAGAAATTGATAGCAAAAAAGAAGTCGTAAGACTCAGCCAAATGGTTTCAGCACTTGAGATCGTTAAATCTATTTCTCAAGCAGCGCCTCAAAAAAATGTGATCACACTTGATGTTAGAAATTTCAATGTCGATGGTGACAAACTCGTTTTTGAAGGGATAGTTAATTCAAAACAAGAATTTGACACTCTACAAAGAAATCTTACACAAATTCCATCAATTAATAATATTACAAGTGGACAATCACAGTTAGCTGCTCCAGGAAAATTCCCATTTTTATTAACCATGAATCTCACACGAGTGCCATCAAGTGATAAAGGTGGGAAATAA
- a CDS encoding single-stranded DNA-binding protein, with the protein MSGVNKVIVVGRLGGDPEVRYTPGGQAVARLSIATSENWTDKQGQKQERTEWHRIVVWGKMAEVCGQHLSKGRQVYVEGRLQTRSWDDKATGQKKYSTEIVAQTVQFLGASSGASAGASAGASAGGARNFDGESQVPPKGSEVGSDFVPEPAFDSDEEIPF; encoded by the coding sequence ATGTCGGGAGTAAATAAAGTTATCGTTGTTGGGCGTTTGGGTGGAGATCCGGAAGTCCGTTACACTCCTGGTGGTCAGGCTGTTGCACGCCTCAGTATTGCTACAAGCGAAAATTGGACAGACAAACAAGGTCAAAAACAAGAACGTACAGAATGGCATCGCATCGTTGTTTGGGGAAAAATGGCCGAAGTTTGTGGTCAACATTTAAGCAAAGGCCGTCAAGTTTATGTTGAAGGACGCCTTCAAACCCGTTCATGGGATGATAAAGCTACAGGTCAGAAAAAATATTCTACTGAAATAGTTGCGCAAACAGTTCAATTCTTAGGAGCTTCAAGCGGAGCAAGTGCAGGGGCCAGTGCCGGCGCTAGTGCAGGTGGTGCGCGTAATTTCGACGGTGAAAGCCAAGTTCCACCTAAAGGATCCGAAGTAGGTTCTGATTTCGTACCTGAACCCGCGTTTGATTCAGACGAAGAAATTCCTTTTTAA
- a CDS encoding rhomboid family intramembrane serine protease — MRNKNSTPDFQQIMPITPVVKKLIIANVVIWFVGIVLIEQYFLADPKISHWFGLTPYNVLKDFYLWQPVTYLFIHSSGPMHVIFNMLLLWWMGSELERHWGARFFTLYYFVCGVGSAFLYMFSVLIYSIISGKAEVLSVPVVGASAAIFGLLVAYGLVFGERTVLFFFFFPMKAKVFVAILGAIEVVLVLNNGLIQGKVANLAHIGGLVSGFAFLVLWPWFKNRGTRSKASKKGTGKLKLVVNKNEDLNENDKPKYWN; from the coding sequence TTGCGAAATAAAAATTCCACACCCGATTTTCAACAAATTATGCCGATCACACCGGTTGTAAAAAAGCTCATCATCGCAAATGTGGTCATATGGTTTGTCGGAATTGTTCTTATTGAACAGTATTTTTTAGCTGACCCTAAAATCAGTCATTGGTTTGGGTTAACTCCTTATAATGTTTTAAAAGATTTTTATCTTTGGCAGCCCGTTACCTATCTTTTTATTCATAGCTCAGGCCCCATGCATGTCATTTTCAATATGCTCCTTTTATGGTGGATGGGCAGTGAGCTAGAGCGCCATTGGGGTGCTAGATTTTTCACGCTCTATTATTTTGTGTGTGGCGTAGGTTCTGCCTTTTTATATATGTTCTCGGTATTAATTTATTCCATCATCTCAGGTAAGGCAGAAGTACTTTCAGTGCCTGTTGTTGGGGCATCGGCTGCGATTTTTGGGCTACTTGTGGCTTATGGTTTGGTTTTTGGAGAAAGAACGGTTTTGTTCTTCTTCTTTTTCCCCATGAAAGCCAAGGTATTCGTTGCCATCTTAGGTGCTATTGAAGTGGTCTTAGTCTTGAACAATGGGTTAATTCAGGGTAAGGTGGCCAACTTAGCTCATATCGGTGGCTTGGTTTCGGGTTTTGCTTTCTTGGTTTTATGGCCTTGGTTTAAAAACCGGGGTACAAGATCGAAGGCTTCGAAAAAAGGAACCGGAAAATTAAAACTTGTCGTTAACAAGAATGAAGATTTAAATGAAAACGATAAGCCTAAATATTGGAATTAA